In Nitrospiria bacterium, the genomic window TTCATTGCTCCCCAAAGCAAAGGTGGAGAGAAGGTCGGAAATACTTTGAATCTGAATCCGCTTCATATCGCCTTGGACGGTTTTATCTTCAAGGGCCGCAGCCAGGGTGCCAATATTGATTTCAATGGGTGAAACGGATCCCAGGAGAATAATGTCTGGAGGGGCTGGATCAAATACCATAACGTGGGGAAAGACCGATTGAAACGCCTTAAGAACGCTTTTAAAATTCTCCTCCGTCATTCCGTAAATGGAAATCCATTGACAAAAAATTCCACCCTCTTTAAGCCGATTGGCGCCCAGCTGGAAATAATCCTGGGTAAAAAGGTTGGAGACCCCCGAAAGCCAGGGTAGGGAGGGCTGGGAAGTAATAATGTCGTAGGTTTCGTGTGTGGTCAGCAGGTGATTTCTTCCGTCATTGATGATGATATTCAACCGGGGGTCATTTTTTTTAAGTTGGTTCATATTGCTGAAGTGATCGGCGGCGCGTACCACGGCGGGTTCGATTTCAACCGCATCGAGTCTCTGAACGGGGTAGAGCTGTGTGGATCCCAGTGTGACGCCAGTTCCCAGCCCGATGGAGAGCATGGCCTCCCGTTTTCCGGTTTCAGGTCCACCCACCATCATGGGAAGGTGTCCTAAAAGAACATGGGTCCTAAGATATTGCTCCCCTCCCTCAGGCCTTCCGTCATTTTTTAAAAGACGGTTGCCCTCCGGATCACGAACCACGGTCACCGTGGCGGTTTTTCCCTCCTCATAGAAATCGAGCTTCACGTTTCTCGTCATTTTTTCCTTAAAAGCGGTCCATCCGCTATCTTTTTTCATCTGTTCTATGACCTTGAGGTAGGTGGGATATTCAATTCCGAGGTTAAACGTCATCATGATGGGGTTCCATGGAATATTCCACCAGCCGACCATGAGGGACAATGCAACGATAGACCCGCCCACAATCCCTTTTCGGTATGATGTCCACGCGGGACTGCTGAGGGAGAGAGCCGCCCCCAAAATAAGATTGATCAGTATGGTAACAAGCAAGGTGGCCTGAAGGCCAAGAGCCGGTATTAAAATGAATCCTCCCATGAAGGCCCCGATGACCGCTCCGATGGTATTCACGGAATATGCATCCCCCGTGGAGCGGCCCATTTGTTGAACCAGGCTTTGATATAATTTGATCACTACAGGAAAGGTTCCCCCGAATAAAAAAGTCGGGATAAACATGATCACCATTGTCGCAATAAACCATAACCCCATTATCAGCCAGTCCGGGTGGTTATAGAATGCCGGCAAACCCCAGGAGATGGCGTTGAGAAAAAAGTAAGGAAGCCGTTCCAGGAATATGGCCCCCACATAACAGCTGATGCCGATACCGATTTGAATCAGTGCAAAGGTCGCTGTGGGTTGTTTGATGCGGTGCAGTACCTGTGTGAAAAAAGCGCTTCCAAGGGCAAGGCCCAATAGAAACGTGGTCAGCATGGCGCTGAATGCATAAATGGATGACCCCAAGCTAAGAGAGAGGACCCGTGTCCAGACCACCTGATACACTATTGCGGTGTATCCTGAGAGTGCAAAGCCGGCCAGAACCAGTGCAACGGCCCATCGGCCGGGCTGCTCCAGCATAAAAGGATTGCGGATCGGTTGAGGGGAAACCTCTTGTTGAGGAGGGTAGGACGGTTCATCGGGATTTTTTGAAAGCACCGATCCGAATAGGCGTTTGCTTTTCAACGCCATCCAACCCGCCGTCACACCGATGATAAGGTTGAAAGCCACGGCCACAAAGGTGGTGGTTTGAACACCCAACGCTGGGAGGAGAATAAACCCGGTTGCGAATGTTCCGGCTACGGCTCCGGTGGTATTGAGTGCGTAAAGGGTCCCGATGCGCTGTTCCGCCCGTTCAGGACGGTGGGTGTAATGGCTTGCCAAAACCGGAAGAGTGGCACCCATTAAAATGGTAGGAATAAGAAGAACTGCCAGTATTAAAATAAAACGGAAAAAATTAAACCAGTAAAATGTCGGGTGATAGAGATCCCATAGGGATTGATAGAGGGGAACCAGCAGGGGAAATATGATCGGCACCAGGAGAGCATACATTCCGATACCGATTTCCAAAACGGCATAGGTGAGAAGGGGGTTTTTCCAGCGATCGATGAAGCGTCCAAACCACAGGCTTCCGATGGCCAGGCCCCCCATAAATGCCGTGAGAACCGTGCTGACTGCCAGTGTGGTGGAGCCAAAAATCAGGACCAGCATCCGAAGCCAGATGGCTTCATAGATCAGGCTGCTCATGCCGGAAAGGAAGAAGCAGATTAAAATGATCCTTCCCGCCCAGATCATGTTTTTTCCCCGTTGTCTTCCTTCGTCATTCCCGAAATTTTTAATCGTGATTCCAGGACCTCTTTTTCTCCCTCCTTTGTAAGGAGGGACATAGGGAGGTAGAAGAAGGGTTTTAGATCAACATTTTTTAGCTTCCCCCTTTGAAAAAGGGGGTCATGGATATTTGAGTTTTTATTTTTTCTTCTAAATATCTTCCTCCATGCTGTCATTCTTGCGGACCTGTCCTCGTTTGATTTTAAACGGGAAGCGGGAATCCAGAAAGAAGATCTTATTTTAAAGGGTTTAGGAAGAAGTGAAAAATAGTTGTTGGAATCAATCAAAGACATTCGCTGATGTGCCATTCCTCACCCGTTCAATAATTGAACGGGTGAGGAATCTTTAAGTTCCAATTTTACCAAAAGGGGTCCTAATCGAAATTCATTGTACCATAAAGAAACAATTAAGAAATATCAAGGATTTTAGGGGTTTAGGGTTTTTCAAGTCAGAAGCAGCCAACTTTTCATCGGTTTCTGAATCGTTCTCTAAATATCACTAGAAAATTTAACTTCTCATTTAAATTTGGGACCTTAATCGGACAAGTTTTTAACCAATCTAAATTTTATTAATTTACTTTCAATAATTTTTAGACCCCCTTCTTTGACTTTTCTTGACATAAAAAATTGCTCGCCCGGTGAAAAATTTCTTCTCACCTCTTTATTCATCTTTGGAATTTTGGTAGGGCCCTTGTCCCCCAAGAGGAGAGGGCCAAAAATTGGAGGCGGGTGTCTCTTACAACAATCTTTTTAGGGTGAAAAGGGGGATTTAAGGTTAGAAAACACCAATATTTTTGAGTTTTAATCTTTCATATCAAATACTTACCTTGGTCCGACCCCATCCCAATTATGAATATAAAAATTGAAAACTTATTAAAATGATCAGTCCCTGTAAATTTGGAAAAGCATATTAGGAAACTTTTGAAAGTAGTACCACCCGAACATCTCGTGGGACTTGAAAAAATTACACAAAGACGGAAAGCAAAGAACGGGGTCGGACCAAGTTAAAGGGTTGAAAAAAAAGAGGATAATAAATTTTGGGATAGGTTTTGAGGGCTTAAACAGGTGTTTTTGGTGTTAAAAACTTAGGTTTAAGAAAAAAATGGCAAGAGCCAACCGGCATTATGTTCCTAACACTGTGATAAGGGGGGTAGCTCAAGTCGCTTGTTGTCCATTCTCTTTTAAAAAAACGTGAATCGTTGGGAATTAGGTGGTAGGCGAATAAAAAAGATATTAGGAAAAAAATGTTATCGAGTAAAAATATTGTCAAAAAAATTCAAACAGTTCTTTTAGGAAGCTTTTCCTTTTTACTTTTTCCATTGTGCCTTCCAATTGCTGGTCATGCAGATCAGGCTAACTACAATCATAGTGGGGTCAGGCATGTATAATTGACATTATTAGGATAAATGTCTAAGATGCTTTCCATGGCGCGGAAAGCGAGAATTCATTATCCTGGAGCCTTCTACCATGTGATGTGTCGAGGCAACCAGGGGCAAAGGATTTTTAAAGATGACCGTGATCGAATATATTATACCTCCCTATTAAAAGAGAGTCCCAAACGCTTTGGATACAAACTGTATGCCTATGTGTTAATGAATAACCATGTGCACCTGTTAGTTGAAATTGGCCGAACTCCCCTATCCAAAGTCATGCAGAATATTCTTTTTAGATATACCCGGTATTGGAATAAAAGGTATCGAAAAGTGGGGCATTTGTTTCAGGGAAGATACAAGGCATTCTTGTGTGATAAAGATGCATATTTGTTGGAGTTGGTCCGGTATGTCCATTTAAATCCTGTTCGCGCTAGGTTGGTTAAGTATCCTGAGGGGTATCCATGGAGCAGCCATAGAGCCTATTTAAGTGGGGAGGGACAGGGATGGATCAATGTAGAAGGACTCCTTCCACATTGGGGAAGGAATAAAAAGGTAGCAATACAAAGGTATGGAAGATTTGTGAAGGAAGGGATAAAACAGGGGCACCGGGAAGATTTCTATCAAGTAGTAGATCAGAGGTATTTAGGGGATGAGGGTTTTGTAGAAAAGGTAGAGGAGAAGGTAACAGAAGATGAGCCACACCAGAAGGTGGAGATAAGATGGGATGAGATAAAGAAGGAGGTATTAAAAGAGTTTGGAGTAGCCGAGGCAGCCATCATGCATGGTGGTCGGGGCAGAAAGGCGGTACGGATAAAGCGAATCATAGCGTGGTTGGGGAGAGAGGTGGGGGGATTTACGATCAAGCACATGGCACAACAGTTGGGTCAGGATGCAACGGTGCTTGGTCGTGGATTGGTAAAGTTAATGGAGGAACTGGGGGAGGATAAGGTACTTCAAAGGCAGGTGAAGGAGTTTAGTGTGGGGTTGAGAAAGGGACGTTTACCTAAAAGATCTATTAAGCGCCTGACCCCATTATGACCCCATTACATTACATTATAAAAATGAAGCAGGGCTGGAAATTAATCGGCTTTACGGTATTTGTAAGCGTACTTCTTGCCTTCTCTGCGGTCTTTGCAGAACAAGAGTTTGATCTTGATGAAGGTCCAAACGACATCTTTCCCGGTCCCTTATCAATCCTTTATGAAAACTGTTCGGTAAGCGTTCTGAATCGAACAAATTTTCCAAATTTTGATGGTACTTTTTCAATATCAAACGTTCCAGCAGATGGGACATTGGTAAAAGCAAGGGTGACATGTCCTAGGGGAGATGGTACAACGCTTTTTGGAGAAAGTATCCTTGTTTCTCCAAATCCAAATAGTCAAAACTTAATTGGTGATCTGGTTTTAGGTACAGAAATTTCTCCCATCTTAAATACTGTTACCTTCACCTCCTCCAAACCCTCTCTCACCAGCCTCGGGGACACAGTC contains:
- a CDS encoding fused MFS/spermidine synthase, encoding MIWAGRIILICFFLSGMSSLIYEAIWLRMLVLIFGSTTLAVSTVLTAFMGGLAIGSLWFGRFIDRWKNPLLTYAVLEIGIGMYALLVPIIFPLLVPLYQSLWDLYHPTFYWFNFFRFILILAVLLIPTILMGATLPVLASHYTHRPERAEQRIGTLYALNTTGAVAGTFATGFILLPALGVQTTTFVAVAFNLIIGVTAGWMALKSKRLFGSVLSKNPDEPSYPPQQEVSPQPIRNPFMLEQPGRWAVALVLAGFALSGYTAIVYQVVWTRVLSLSLGSSIYAFSAMLTTFLLGLALGSAFFTQVLHRIKQPTATFALIQIGIGISCYVGAIFLERLPYFFLNAISWGLPAFYNHPDWLIMGLWFIATMVIMFIPTFLFGGTFPVVIKLYQSLVQQMGRSTGDAYSVNTIGAVIGAFMGGFILIPALGLQATLLVTILINLILGAALSLSSPAWTSYRKGIVGGSIVALSLMVGWWNIPWNPIMMTFNLGIEYPTYLKVIEQMKKDSGWTAFKEKMTRNVKLDFYEEGKTATVTVVRDPEGNRLLKNDGRPEGGEQYLRTHVLLGHLPMMVGGPETGKREAMLSIGLGTGVTLGSTQLYPVQRLDAVEIEPAVVRAADHFSNMNQLKKNDPRLNIIINDGRNHLLTTHETYDIITSQPSLPWLSGVSNLFTQDYFQLGANRLKEGGIFCQWISIYGMTEENFKSVLKAFQSVFPHVMVFDPAPPDIILLGSVSPIEINIGTLAAALEDKTVQGDMKRIQIQSISDLLSTFALGSNEVNTYLSDSVANTDDNAWVEVNGPLDYYSGRINGQPEAIRENMLKQHANLTHYINGFSHFPNEVQADLLLKLAYAYLRQNSIHRKDSLGYAHFYSTRSMETHETPQGHLLMAKLLFTLAQNIPLESAQQTPPTAYLEAALKAAETALQINPTFFEAQLFVGNLYARLGRVEKAIPAFQKSIQMNPKFPDPYFALATLLQAQGNTLEAKKYFESFLRMAPNSGVYQQWIRQAEQQLRKLNLP
- a CDS encoding transposase, whose product is MSKMLSMARKARIHYPGAFYHVMCRGNQGQRIFKDDRDRIYYTSLLKESPKRFGYKLYAYVLMNNHVHLLVEIGRTPLSKVMQNILFRYTRYWNKRYRKVGHLFQGRYKAFLCDKDAYLLELVRYVHLNPVRARLVKYPEGYPWSSHRAYLSGEGQGWINVEGLLPHWGRNKKVAIQRYGRFVKEGIKQGHREDFYQVVDQRYLGDEGFVEKVEEKVTEDEPHQKVEIRWDEIKKEVLKEFGVAEAAIMHGGRGRKAVRIKRIIAWLGREVGGFTIKHMAQQLGQDATVLGRGLVKLMEELGEDKVLQRQVKEFSVGLRKGRLPKRSIKRLTPL